ttcaagcgattctcctgcctcagccccccgagtagctgggattacaggcacacgccaccatgcccagataattttttgtatttttagtagagatggtgtttcaccatgtgggccaggctggtttcgaactcctgacctcaagtaatcctcctgcctcggcctccgaaagtgctaggattacaggcatgagccaccacgtccaccCATTTCATACTGTTCTTAAGGTATGTTTTCCAATGTCTGGGACACAACTCTGTCTGTCATGCCTCTGTCTCTCATGCAGGCAACGGGGTGGTCATCCACTTGCCAGGCTTGTTTGAGGAAgcagagaagaatgaaaagaaaggtaggTCCAAGCTCCTGCAGACTTGCCCTGTCCCGGATGTGGTGCCCTGAGCGGTTGTGTTGGCTGGAGCCTTCCTGAGGGTTTCTCCTGCAGAGGGGACTGGCGGGGGTGGGTTCCCAACACAGCTGGCCCAGCTCATCACCCGCTGGCTCTACCTGCGCAGAAAGCGAGCGAGCTGGGCAACCCAGAGGCCTCAGATGCTGGCGGCCTCGGCATCACGGGTCCAGGTAGCACCTGGGAAGTCCGGGAAGGAGCCAGGGACCTGGACCAGACACCCAGTGGGAAGTGGGGACTGCTGGGCTAACTATGCCTGCAGGGAAGGACGTGGCTCCTCGGGGCTCTGCGGAGCATCTGGCCAGGCACACAGAGGCCAGACCCACCAGCTGGGGTTGTGGGCAAGTCAGACCTAGTGTGGGCAGGGACAGACGGCAGCCTGAGTGGGTCTGGGAGGACGCTGAGCTGCAGCCTCAGGCTCAAGGGCGGGACGGGTATAAAAAGAGCAAGAATGTGATTCTGGGGACATGGGCACCAGGGGGTACCCAGACTGAGGCCGAGGGGGCAGGTCACCTTCAGAGTGGCTGCAGGTAGGGAGGAAAGCCAGGCACTCACACCAGCTCTGGCTCCCCAGCCCGGAGTGGGTGAAGCCTGCAggcatgagagtgggcatcctggCAGCGGGGTGGAGTGAGGGTCCGGGAGCCTCAGCTGGGGAGGAGGCAACGAGGGGCGGGTCTGCTGCTTGCTGCACAACAGAGGTGGCCCTGTCAGCCTCCTCCCCGCGTGCCTTACCTGGATGGGAGCTGGGTGAGCTAGCCCAGCTTTGGCCCCTCACGTGTGAGCTGCAGCACACCTGTGAACACTGACCCACCTGTGTGCCGTGTCCCTGCAGGCCTGAAGGACTGGGAGAAGAGGCTCATCATCTCTGACAGAGCTCACCTTGGTACGTTTCCCACTGGGGCACAGGGAACAGCCCCTCCTGCCCCAACCATTGCCAGCCGGCCCTGCTCCTACATGGCCACTGAAATCAGGGAAGTCTCCAAGGCCTTCTTGTTCCACATGGCTGCATTAGCTTGTACATTACCCTTTTTAAAGAGCTTCAAGTTGGGAGCTGGGTCAGGCATCACTAGCCcatttgcagatggggaaactgagcccCAGACACTCATGGTCACACTGCAGTTTGTCCTCTTTGAAATCTCAACCACCTCCTTCCCAGGAGACTCAGGCCAGCAGGAGGTGAGTTCCATGTGTAAACATCTGTCCTCTGCTTCTCTCCTGTTCCCTGCTGCCCTCACCTGGCCCGCCCGACAGTGTTTGATTTTCACCAGGCTGTCGACGGACTTCAGGAAGTGCAACGCCAGGCACAAGAGGGGAAGAAGTAAGTCTGCCGGGACACTCTCACCATCAGGGAGTCTTCTGGGCCTGCAAGCCGGTAGACTGTGGGGCGTGTCTGGTCCTGGGCACAGCGAGGAGGGTACTTCAGCCCACTCAAAGTCCCTGGAGAATGGCACCGTCAAAATTCCACAGCGCATCACCTAAGCCCCGGACTAGCTAGCCCATCTCTCTCTGGGGTTGCACACTGTCCTTGCTGGCTGCCACTGCCACGCAGCTCCCGCCAGGAGTGCATAAGCCCTACCATCGCCTGTCACACCCACCACCTTTCCTGACTCCACACGGCCCCAGGGAAGACAAGAAGAACACTAAAGCAGTTCAGTAGAACCTCAGATGTGCCAAGGACATGGGAGTGAAGCAGATGAGTGTTCTGCCTCAGAGAGGTGATGGTCACACTCtcacacaggcacaggcacacacTCGTGCTcttacatacacaccacacacccacgcGTGCTCCCACAGgtatgcacatgtgcacacacaagcCCACACACCCACGCAAATGCACAAAAGTACACACAGCCACACgtgcacacccacacatgcacacatccacacacaggcacacaccatacCAGTACATCCATGCGAGTGCgtacacccacacatgcacaccctcACAGCTCAGCCAGACACAGGCAGCAATGATGAGCACTGGAGTCATGAGCCGGCGGGGGTCATGGCCTCAGTGGGATGCCTGAGCTCCTCAGGGCTCCTGGGTTCTCATGGTCACCCACTCCCCATCTTTCAGTATAGGCACCACCAAGAAGGGAATCGGACCAACCTACTCTTCCAAAGCTGCCCGGACGGGCCTCCGCATCTGCGACCTCCTGTCAGATTTTGATGAGTTTTCCTCCAGGTACCTGAGCCATCTGCAGTCCCGGAGGAGGATGGGGAGAAGTTGCCAGAAGGGACTGTGGCTAGTGGGGAGGGCCCTGAGGACCAGCGTGGACCATGACAGGGGGTGACGATGACTGTCCCTTGTGCAGATTCAAGAACCTGGCCCACCAGCACCAGTCGATGTTCCCCACCCTGGAAATAGACATTGAAGGCCAACTCAAAAGACTCAAGGTGAAGCTGGGGCCACAGTGTGGGGGCTGCGGAAGTGCCCCTCCAGGGAGGCTGGCTGTCCTACCTGGTGCTCGTTGAACACCCTTGGGGCACACCCGATACTAGGCATTGTTATGGGCTGGCCAAGCTTCTTGGGACACAGGCCTCCCCTGCCCCAGGCCACAGGCTCACTCTGCTGCTTGGCCCTTCCTTGCAGGGCTTTGCTGAGCGGATCAGACCCATGGTCCGAGATGGTGTTTACTTTATGTATGAGGCACTCCACGGCCCCCCCAAGAAGATCCTGGTGGAGGGTGCCAACGCCGCCCTCCTCGACATTGACTTCGGTATGTCCGGGAGGGCGTGCGTGCCAACAACCTTTCGTGCCTGCCGGGGAAGACCCAGCAGCGGGAGAGCCGTGGGAACCGATGGCGGAGGGAGGGGCAGACCGGCCTTCCAAGGCTATGGTGCCATGCATGGCCGCGGAAATGATCCTCGTGTCTTTAGTGTTCCTGTTGTCagcaagggaggggagaggagaaagggcTGGGCTAGAGATGAAAGAACAGGGTGACAAGGTCAGGGGTGGGGCCAGTGAGCCCGGCAAGGTGGGTCAGAGCCAGCCCTTCCGATGGTCTGTACAGCCATATCCCGTCCTCACCCCCACGGGCGCACCAGCTCACCCTCACCCCCGAGGTGGCCTGGCCACCTCAGGCCATGCTGTGGGCAactttctccctcccctcaccccagacTCTTATGTGAGCCACATGACCCAGCACACAGCACCCATTCAGCCACTCCCCCAGGACAGGCCAGGCTGGCGACCCCCACGAAGGGGACCCCCCACGGTTTGAACTGCCCACTGCCCTTTACCAAGAAGGCCTCTTGGGCCGGGTGGAATAATCTACAGGGGGTGACAGGTAGCCCCCTAACCTGCTCTGTCTTGCAGGGACCTACCCCTTTGTGACTTCATCCAACTGCACCGTGGGCGGCGTGTGCACGGGCCTGGGCATCCCCCCACAGAACATAGGTGACGTGTATGGCGTGGTGAAAGCCTATACCACACGCGTGGGCATCGGGGCCTTCCCCACCGAACAGATTAACGTGAGTCCCCAGCCCCTCAGGACCCCATGGGAGGacagggaggccaggcaggggTGCCAGGGGTGGGGTGAGCAGTGCCAGGGTAGGGGCTGTGGGGACCCTGCCAGTACCATTTCCCCATCTCCCACCAGGGCCCTTCGTGCTGTGCAGGCCAGTGGGGAGCTTAGTAAGAGGCGCTGGGGTGGGCCTATTCCCACGGCCGCAGCACGTGAGCTCACACAgggtgtgcacatgcacacacgtacatGACCTCGTTCCCCTCGGAGTGTGTGAGGCCCACAGGCAAGCGGGGACGCCTTGCAGTTCCTCAGGACACCCTCATTCGGGGTAGCTGGTGGACTCACCTTGGCTCAGAGAGGACACTAAGCACCTTCCCTCAGTCTTGTCCCCAGGTTGGGGGGGTCCTCTGTCACAACCAAGCTAGAATTGGGGCTGAAAGCCAGACCCCACAACCCTGCCCAGCTCTCCAGCCTCAGGAAGGTTTCTGGAAGCTGCTGTGGCCCCAGAATCCTCAGGAGGCCCCAGCCTTCCTCTTTCAGCCTCAATCTGTGACCCTTGGTAGCGCAAGGACACGGCCCTTGTGCCTGAGCAGGAGAAAGGGCAGGTGCTGGGAGAGCCAACACGGGGACGGGCGGACGCCATCCAGAGAGGCTTGAGAGGGTGCAGGGATACATGTCAGGAGATACACACACCCCTGACCCCCAAAGCCAAGCTGCAGGGCCAGGCCCGCCTCCCCCAGCTGCCCATGGCAGGAGGGGAAGACAGCAAGGCTGCCCGTGCCTTCCCCAGCTCACAAAGCCTAGTGGTCTGGTGTGTTCAGGAAGAGTGCTCGCCGGCTCAGGTGGCATTGTGGGCCAGGCCCTGCCCGTCGTGAGCCTCAGCTGCTGGACAGGCTTGCCAGGGGCGTGGGGATGTAGGGAGCTGGACGTAAGGACTGTCGGCGGAGGCGGGCCACCCTCAGGGATTCTGAGAGCTGTgtgcagggaggagggggagcagCAGGGCCAGGCCGCACAAGGCTCCCACCACAGCTCACGTGACGTCCGCCCTGTTCTCGCGTAGGAGATTGGAGACCTGCTGCAGACCCGCGGTCACGAGTGGGGAGTGACCACAGGCAGGAAGAGGCGCTGTGGCTGGCTCGACCTGATGATTCTGAGATATGCTCACATGGTCAACGGATTCACTGCGTAAGCAACCCATGCTGCCATCCCCACTGGCACCGTCTCTGACTCCCGACACCTGCAGAGGCAAGCAGCCCTTGACGCAGGGGCTGAGGGCCACCAAGTCTCCTTGGACAAGGTTTCCACTGATCTCGACCCTTCCACAAAGCACGGCCCAGGGGTTAGCGGCATGGAGGCCTGTGCAGGGTGTGTTGGAGCCAGCCCTAAGAGCACAAACTCCCACCCCAGGGCTGATGCCGTGAAGGATGAGGGCATTCCGGCACTTGTGAAAGGTTAAAATGCTTCATGTGGAGACTGGAAGTACTCAGGACAAAAGGATGCACTGCTAGGAGGATGGAAGCATGGGTGCCGGCCTGTCGAGGCATCCACTCTGCAGGCCCCTCTGCTTTCCACAGACTGACCCAGGCTGCCCAGCTGTTCAGGCTGTCTCCTAGGGATCAGAAAGAGGCTTTATGCGATGGGTGGGCTCACGGTTTCCTTTCCAGCTCACTCAGACAGGCCAAGGCTGTGAGTCGCACATCTTTCATCAGGGTTGAGAGCATCAGCCAAAATTCCTGGAGAATTAACCAGACTCCTCCTGGGTGGGTATAGAGCCAGTCCGGCAACGGGAAGCAGAGTAGCTGAGCAGAGTAGCTGAGGGTGTGGCGTCTCGGGTCCCTGACCCTCACTTTCCTTGTGCGCAATGCAGGGTTCACGGCGCCAGCCTCATCACGTGCTAGGGCCAGCATGGAAGACAGGCAGGGCCAGCAGCGCGCAGCAGACCCATCCATAGCCTGCTGCATCTGGTGCTCCTTCAGGCTTTGCCCACGGAGGGAGGAAAAACAGAGCCCATGGCACAGGGCCTGGTGTGGAAGATGGACCAGGAAGGGAGGCTTCTATCATTGGCATTGGTGGGTGGGTGGTCAGGGGCCAGGAAGGTGACTAGGACAAGGGTGCCATGCTCATGGGCTGGACACAGGGCAGTGCGGGGACCCTAAACACGGCCGTGCTGTGGGGAAAGGGCAGTGCGGGGACCCTAAACACGGCCGTGCTGTGGGGAAAGGGCAGTGCGGGGACCCTAAACACGGCCGTGCTGTGGGGAAAGGGCAGTGCGGGGACCCTAAACACGGCCGTGCTGTGGGGAAAGGGCAGTGCGGGGACCCTAAACACGGCTGTGCTGTGGGGAAAGTGCAGCCAGAGACACAGGTGAGCAGCAGCCACCATGTGTGGCGACGGGAGGGGAGAAAGTGGATCCAGCCTGTGGGAGCAGGGGTCCCGTGGGGCACTTGAGGTACAGGGGACTTGGAAGGGCAGAGACGAGGTGCAGGGCGTGAGCAGAAGCCCCCACCCTCTGGCATGTTTGTCAATGGCACTTTTTTGGGAtcacttaacctttcttttcCACTCAGTGTAAATCAGCagtccctaacctttttggcaccagggaccagtttggTGGAAGATGATTTTCCCATGGACAGGGCAGTTGGCAGGGGTGTGGCGGCGGATGGTTTCGGAATGAAACTGTCCCACCTCTGATCATCAGGCATTCGATTCTCACAAGGAGCATGTGGCCTAGATCCCTGgcgtgcacagttcacaatagggttcgggCTCCTATGAGAACTGAATGACAGCAGGTGGAGCTCAGGCCACAATACTAGCTTGCCTGCCACTCATCTGCTCTGcaacccagttcctaacaggccaccaaACAGTACTGGTCTGCAGCccagggattggggacccctgctgtaaATAACAGAAGCAAGAGGtgaaaagcaaacagaagaaaCCCCAGCATTGCTGACCACTTCTTGGGTTTGCCCGGCCCCTTGGCTTTCCACAGGCTGGCCCTGACGAAGCTGGACATCCTGGACGTACTGGGTGAGATTAAAGTCGGCGTCTCATACAAGCTGAacgggaaaaggattccctatttcccAGGTATGTGAAGTAGGGCAACCGTTCTGCCTGTTGGGCCGTTTCATGGCATTGGAATAGATGGGACCTGTGATTTCTCAGAGAGGGGTGAGTTCCCACGTTCACAGGACACAGGGCAAGCAGCTTGTCTCCAGTGATCAGCCTCCATCATGGCTTTTGCCTCTCATGGGTTTCTCCCCACAACATTCCCCAGGAGGCCTGGCTGGGCAGGGGTGGCTGTAGGCCccttccagtgctttgggaatgGCTCAGGGGGAGAGACTACTTGCCTGGGACCCTGGGGTACCTTCAGCTGCCTTGAGGAAAAGGCCCACCTGCAGGGGGCCATGGGAGGTACACAGGAATTAGTGGATGCGGTTGGCTCTGGAAAACCTAAAGCTCTATGCAGATGTACAAGATGACTATTTCATCTGAGAAAATATGCTTTGTGGTGAGATTTTTAGACCTAACCGGGATCCCTGCTCCCGTGCAACCCTTCTTCTGGAAAGCATGAAAGAGATGCCATTTTCACAGGTTTCAGTTCGTGTACATCTGGATGTGCCCCTTCGACCTCAGTCCTGGGTCATCTTCTGACCCTGTCCCCCACAATGACTTCCTCCTCAGTGGCCCTGGGTGAGCTGCTCCTGGCTGGTCTCCACTCAGCACATCTTTATAGACCACAGAGGGCCACTTGGCTACAGGAGCCATGTGTGTCCTTGCAGGCAGTGTCCCTGACCCTCCTGACCCTTGACCTTTGAGAGGATGCACTTCTGAGGACTGCAAGCTCTCCTCATGGTGGTCCAGGGTCCCAGGAGGACATGCAAACACTGCCTGGCTCCAAGGCTCAAACACACTTGCAGCGAGAACCCGTGTTCCAGCATCTTCCATCTGTAAGGGTGGTTGTCTTCTACCAGGAGCCACAGAGTCGCGCACAGAGCGGGGATCCCTGCCCTCTGGGAGCTGATGCTCTTGGGGTGGGAGGACACAGATGCTTCAGGATCCCTTAGTGCTTCAGGATTCTAGAGTCTCTTAGAATTTCCAAGCCAAGGCTTGGAGTGCCTCAGCTGATGTCACAGTGGAAGTTCTAGCAGAGTGGGTAGCACATGTGTCACGTCCCTCTGGTCTGGAAGGCGTGTATTCAGTGTCTGAGCCCCACTGCTGTCCCCTGCTCACCACCCAACACTGAGAAAATCAAACTGGGCCACGTGCCCACTTGCTGCCTTCCTCGCAGCTGAGTCCCTAGGCAAGGAGGCCCTGGATGGGGGTGGCCGTGTCACCAAATATCTGCTTCCCTGGTGATAGGAGGTCTGTGGGCCCCACTCATCTCCTGTGTGCTTCCCCCAGCTAACCAGGAGATGCTTCAGAAGGTCGAAGTCGAATATGAAACGCTGCCTGGCTGGAAAGCAGACACCACAGGCGCCAGGAGGTGGGAGGACCTGCCCCCGCAGGCCCAGAACTACATCCGCTTTGTGGAGAATCACGTGGGAGTCGCAGGTGGGTGCCCTGCATCCCCAGCCACCCTCCGTGCACCCTGGATGCCCCAAGGGGCCCACATCCCAGCGCAGGGCCTGGTGAGCAATAAGAAAACCAAGTGTGGTCACCAAGTGAATATATCGCAtggcaggaggggaggaggaCTCAGATCTGGGGCAGTGTGGCTCCGGGCTAGGGTGTGGGTGTGACCTTGCCAGGAGCCCCTGCCTCTCCACATCCAGAACAACAGATGGGACACATCCCAGCCGTATGAGTGTGTCATATGTTTCCTCTCATAGCCCAGAGGTGTTTGCACCTACAGAGAAAGGGCCTGCAGGGAGAGTCACTAAGTAACTAATGTTGCCATTTCCAAGGCAGAAAGGAAGAGACTCCTGTTTTCCGCTGCGGGAGGATCAGTCCCCCAACATGCACTACCTTCATAACTTAAAAATTACAACTGCCTCCGTTTAGAGAGAAAATTGCCCCTTTTACCATTTGAACTACACAGAAAGATACAACACTAAAGAAAACTTTTTCTGAACTTTCTGCCTCCAGTGTGTATCGTAACAGTCTTTTCTGCTCTCTCAGTCAAATGGGTTGGTGTTGGCAAGTCAAGAGAGTCGATGATCCAGCTGTTTTAGTCGCAGACTGAGCTGATCCCAACAGGCCCTGGCAGCGTCTGGACTTGTATAAACAGCAGCAATCACGTTCCTCGGCCACCACAACCAACACCAAAGCAGGAAAAccattttctgtacttttatatttctgttcaaCCTGTTGGTTTCTACAATGATTTTAAACATTGGAAAGCCAGccttgtgtatatttttaaaaattatatttaaaatgagccAAAGTGCTCAAAGCAGAGACCTTCTATGACACCTTAGTGTCACATGGTTGCGTGTCCAGCCGAAGCAGCGTAATAAACATCTCCAATGGCCGCCGAATGGGAGCAGTCATTACATGTTTGATTTGACTTTATCTTTCTTGCTTTTAAACACTGAAAGACAACAATTCACTGTGACAGGAGTCTGGAGGATGTAGCTTCCTAAGAGCTGCCCATGTTTTTTGGGTCACAAAGCCAAGCCTTGTGTTTACTcagaaaattaaagagaacaaGCCCATATAAGAGACCAAGTGAATTAAattatggtttgtttgttttgttttgttttgagacagagtcttgctctgtcacccaggctggagtgcagtggcgcgatctctgctcaccacaacctctgcctccctggttcaagtgattctcctgcctcagcctcctgagtagctggccttacaggcgcccaccaccatgcccagctaatttttgtatttttaatagggatggggtttcaccatgctgaccaggctggtctcgaacgcctgacctcataatctgccctccttggcctcccgaagtgctgggattacaggcgggagccaccacgccagcgtgtttagtttttaaaatgatatttaggctggatgcagtggctcaaagTTCGGAGTAAGTTTAGAAAAACAACTGCCCTTCCAGTATCCTTTCAAAGACAGAGAATCCTACAGAGAGGCCAGTCTGGCGGGGTTAGACCCTGACTTTTGAGCACTGTGGGCTGTCAGCTGGTCTCGCTAGCCCAGGAAGTTCAGCAGGCTCTACTGACACGGCAGGGGCCTGGGGGCATAGGCTGGGTTATGAGATTCCTGTGACTCCAGGGATGCAAGCAACTTTTCTAGACAGTACCAAAAACAGCCCTCAGTGACCTGAGTGAAAGGAAAGCCATGCAACGTCACGGCCCTGCCCCAGGCCACGGGCGCTTCTTTCCTCGAGCTGGAGTCCCTCAGCAGCACAGCCACCTTGAGATGGGGTGGGACACACAGGCAGAAGCCAGTCTTTGAGTGTTCCCAGATGCTCTCCTTTCATAACATAGCAAGAGAGACAAAAAGGGAGCCCCGAGGCAGGGGTAAGCTCCTGAGGAGAGGGGGCTGAGGGCTTTCTCCACTCAGCCCTTACATCTACACTGGGCCCTCAAAGTCAAGTCATTTAAATTGAAATTTGAGAGCTGCAAAATAGGTTTTCAAACCTCTGTTTTGTAGTAGCTGCTAAATCTTCCACCAGAACACAAGTTGTCATCGTTTTCCTTCCTCTCGGGATGGAAGGCAGGCGTTTCACAGGGTAAAAAGACACCAATGCAGAGGGGAAATATTTCTCCCCTAGTACCAACTCACTCACTTCCACGTGGACCAGAGACAAGAGGCTCTGGCGTCTGAGCGGTGGGTTAGTGCAGACAGCCAGGTCAATCATTCGGGTCTCCACCCCCTTCCTTTCAGTAGCAGATGTTTGGAGGGTCTGAGTGGTTATAGTAAGGGGCTCTCTCCACTTTGCATCAATAACACAGCCCCAGTGTAGATGGGGTCAGAGTGGTCTCTGTTGAATACATGGGTAAAAGACAAATTAATGATAATTGTAGTGAATTCTTATCATTTTATGACAAGATTTATTCACAATGCCATCCATTCTGAATAAAAGTTGGACTTTCTGGTACAGAAGCAGGGCTCAGTCATTCTTGACACAGTTTCTagctcctcacctcctcccagttgcccagggtggtccaCCCAGATCTCTGCTTTATACACCTGCCTGCTGGTGACCAGCTCCCTATGGGACACCTGGATACAACCTACTGGACTCAGCCCCTGGTCCCCACACCCCTCACAGACTGTGCAGACATGCCACAGTGACCACCACCCAGTCACAGCAAGATGCCATGAAGCTGACGCCTGCCGGCTCGAAACCACACCCCACAGGAAATGCACTTGAGTAACACCACCCTGGACCCGAATACAGATTTGCTGCACAGGCCGCTGGCTCGCTCCCCACCATCTGGCTGGGCCTGCCTGTTCCCCGTGGCTCCCCCTCCCCACTGGCCTGTGAGGAACGCTGCCTCCTCTCTCCTGCCCCGTGAGTTACACACGTGCTCTGCAGTTTCACGTGTCCTGCTGTGCTGCCTCCTCCAGCTCTCACCTGACCCTCGCACCCAAACCTCACTTTCCTCCTGGTCAGGACTCTCCCAGAGAGACCATCATGATAGGAATGAACTGATCACTGCTCAGACAAAAGCCACAGGCTGCCTGCCAAGGCCTAGAAACAAGCCGCTGGTGAGAGGAATGCCAGCACAGTTGGATACTCAGGC
The genomic region above belongs to Pongo pygmaeus isolate AG05252 chromosome 15, NHGRI_mPonPyg2-v2.0_pri, whole genome shotgun sequence and contains:
- the ADSS1 gene encoding adenylosuccinate synthetase isozyme 1 isoform X2, which codes for MSGTRASNDRPPGAGGVKRGRLQQEAAATGSRVTVVLGAQWGDEGKGKVVDLLATDADIISRCQGGNNAGHTVVVDGKEYDFHLLPSGIINTKAVSFIGNGVVIHLPGLFEEAEKNEKKGLKDWEKRLIISDRAHLVFDFHQAVDGLQEVQRQAQEGKNIGTTKKGIGPTYSSKAARTGLRICDLLSDFDEFSSRFKNLAHQHQSMFPTLEIDIEGQLKRLKGFAERIRPMVRDGVYFMYEALHGPPKKILVEGANAALLDIDFGTYPFVTSSNCTVGGVCTGLGIPPQNIGDVYGVVKAYTTRVGIGAFPTEQINEIGDLLQTRGHEWGVTTGRKRRCGWLDLMILRYAHMVNGFTALALTKLDILDVLGEIKVGVSYKLNGKRIPYFPANQEMLQKVEVEYETLPGWKADTTGARRWEDLPPQAQNYIRFVENHVGVAVCIVTVFSALSVKWVGVGKSRESMIQLF
- the ADSS1 gene encoding adenylosuccinate synthetase isozyme 1 isoform X3, with the translated sequence MSGTRASNDRPPGAGGVKRGRLQQEAAATGSRVTVVLGAQWGDEGKGKVVDLLATDADIISRCQGGNNAGHTVVVDGKEYDFHLLPSGIINTKAVSFIGNGVVIHLPGLFEEAEKNEKKGLKDWEKRLIISDRAHLVFDFHQAVDGLQEVQRQAQEGKNIGTTKKGIGPTYSSKAARTGLRICDLLSDFDEFSSRFKNLAHQHQSMFPTLEIDIEGQLKRLKGFAERIRPMVRDGVYFMYEALHGPPKKILVEGANAALLDIDFGTYPFVTSSNCTVGGVCTGLGIPPQNIGDVYGVVKAYTTRVGIGAFPTEQINEIGDLLQTRGHEWGVTTGRKRRCGWLDLMILRYAHMVNGFTALALTKLDILDVLGEIKVGVSYKLNGKRIPYFPANQEMLQKVEVEYETLPGWKADTTGARRWEDLPPQAQNYIRFVENHVGVAVKWVGVGKSRESMIQLF
- the ADSS1 gene encoding adenylosuccinate synthetase isozyme 1 isoform X1, producing the protein MSGTRASNDRPPGAGGVKRGRLQQEAAATGSRVTVVLGAQWGDEGKGKVVDLLATDADIISRCQGGNNAGHTVVVDGKEYDFHLLPSGIINTKAVSFIGNGVVIHLPGLFEEAEKNEKKGLKDWEKRLIISDRAHLVFDFHQAVDGLQEVQRQAQEGKNIGTTKKGIGPTYSSKAARTGLRICDLLSDFDEFSSRFKNLAHQHQSMFPTLEIDIEGQLKRLKGFAERIRPMVRDGVYFMYEALHGPPKKILVEGANAALLDIDFGTYPFVTSSNCTVGGVCTGLGIPPQNIGDVYGVVKAYTTRVGIGAFPTEQINEIGDLLQTRGHEWGVTTGRKRRCGWLDLMILRYAHMVNGFTALALTKLDILDVLGEIKVGVSYKLNGKRIPYFPANQEMLQKVEVEYETLPGWKADTTGARRWEDLPPQAQNYIRFVENHVGVAGGCPASPATLRAPWMPQGAHIPAQGLVSNKKTKCGHQVNISHGRRGGGLRSGAVWLRARVWV